In the genome of uncultured Cohaesibacter sp., one region contains:
- a CDS encoding ANTAR domain-containing protein, giving the protein MVDTLSILVIDDNRIRASIIEEGLRDAGHDQVIVITQFDGLMRQITDIAPDVIVIDLENPNRDQLEHIFQVSRAVRRPIAMFVDTSEPETIEAAVDAGVSAYVVDGLKKDRVKPILDMAISRFRAFSRLTDELEAARNELAERKTVDRAKGILMKSKGISEQEAYNLLRKSAMNQSRKITEVAQSLIIASGLLGD; this is encoded by the coding sequence ATGGTCGATACGCTTTCCATATTGGTGATTGATGATAACCGGATCCGCGCCTCCATCATCGAGGAGGGGCTGCGCGATGCCGGGCATGATCAGGTCATTGTGATCACGCAGTTCGATGGTCTGATGCGCCAGATCACGGATATCGCGCCCGATGTGATCGTGATCGATCTGGAGAACCCCAATCGAGATCAGCTCGAGCATATCTTTCAGGTCAGCCGCGCCGTGCGACGGCCCATCGCGATGTTTGTCGACACCTCGGAGCCGGAAACCATCGAGGCCGCAGTTGATGCGGGCGTCTCCGCCTATGTGGTCGACGGGTTGAAGAAGGATCGGGTGAAACCCATCCTCGACATGGCGATCAGCCGGTTCCGTGCCTTCTCGCGCCTGACCGACGAGTTGGAAGCGGCGCGCAACGAGCTGGCCGAGCGCAAGACCGTTGACCGGGCCAAGGGTATTCTGATGAAATCCAAGGGGATTTCCGAGCAGGAAGCCTACAATCTTTTGCGCAAGTCAGCGATGAACCAGAGCCGGAAGATTACGGAAGTGGCGCAAAGCCTGATCATAGCCAGCGGTCTGTTGGGCGATTAG
- a CDS encoding cation:proton antiporter: protein MSEFLLISFMLLVAGVAAVPIASRLGLGSVMGYLIAGMLLEPILSALSVDVESLQHFAEFGVVMMLFLVGLELEPRLLWRMKARLIGFGGLQLVLTTALLMVGFMALDLSWPVSLAIGAIFSMSSTAIVLQTLEEKGLMKGDGGKGAFSILLFQDMAFIPLLALLPLLALPELGGSVQQMAGEAASEVQSTSPEWISSLPIWWRVVIIFASVGLVVIGGRFLTRPVFRFIAMAQLRELFVAAALMLVIGIALMMTLVGLSPALGTFVAGVVLANSEYRHELESDVEPFKGLLLGLFFITVGANVDFGLLLDHFFTLVGITLGVMATKLVVIYCLAFLFRIRGADRWLVALGLAQAGEFGFVLLSYTVANGVIDKAMSEQLLLVVTMSMVLTPALFILYDRIIAPRYVEGQAREYDDITEKGQVIIAGHGRFGGVVNRILRTAGYSTVVLDHSSAQLDLLRAYGIRAFFGDATRPDLLHAAGIETADALVIAIDNAEQTTALVHYMHETYPHVHVVARAMNRQHVYELYAMGCRDIIRDTFDSAVRTGRSVLEALGMHPYDAEKHVQDYEASDKRAIAELARLYDPEVPAHQNTAYVEKTKDVMAEQEQALKEGKSAFRVRVERGWLPPGQDGVIED from the coding sequence ATGAGTGAATTCCTCCTGATCTCCTTCATGCTCTTGGTGGCTGGTGTGGCGGCGGTGCCGATTGCTTCGCGCTTGGGGCTCGGGTCGGTTATGGGCTATTTGATTGCCGGAATGCTTCTCGAACCGATCCTGTCCGCACTCTCGGTTGATGTGGAGAGCCTGCAGCATTTTGCCGAATTCGGTGTGGTGATGATGCTGTTTCTGGTCGGGCTCGAGCTTGAGCCCCGGCTGTTGTGGCGGATGAAAGCAAGACTGATCGGATTTGGCGGATTGCAGCTTGTGCTGACAACCGCGCTTCTGATGGTGGGCTTCATGGCGCTTGATTTATCCTGGCCGGTCAGTCTGGCGATCGGGGCCATTTTCTCAATGTCCTCGACTGCAATCGTGTTGCAGACGCTTGAGGAAAAGGGGTTGATGAAGGGAGATGGTGGCAAGGGTGCCTTTTCCATCCTGCTGTTTCAGGATATGGCGTTCATCCCGTTGCTTGCGCTGTTGCCTTTGCTGGCTCTGCCGGAGCTTGGTGGCTCGGTTCAGCAGATGGCGGGCGAGGCGGCGAGCGAGGTTCAATCCACCAGTCCCGAATGGATCAGCAGCCTGCCGATCTGGTGGCGGGTGGTGATCATCTTTGCCTCTGTCGGTCTCGTGGTGATCGGCGGGCGGTTCCTGACGCGTCCCGTTTTCCGCTTCATTGCCATGGCGCAACTGCGCGAGCTGTTTGTTGCAGCCGCGCTGATGCTGGTGATCGGTATTGCCCTGATGATGACCCTTGTCGGGCTTTCGCCAGCACTCGGTACCTTTGTTGCCGGTGTGGTGCTCGCCAACAGTGAATATCGGCACGAGCTTGAAAGTGATGTGGAGCCGTTCAAGGGCCTGTTGCTGGGGCTTTTCTTCATCACGGTCGGGGCCAATGTCGACTTTGGCCTGTTGCTGGACCATTTCTTCACCCTTGTTGGCATCACGCTTGGTGTGATGGCAACGAAGCTGGTGGTGATTTACTGCCTTGCCTTTTTGTTCCGGATCCGGGGCGCCGATCGCTGGCTGGTGGCGCTGGGGCTTGCGCAGGCGGGGGAATTCGGCTTTGTGCTGCTGTCCTATACGGTGGCGAATGGTGTCATCGACAAAGCCATGTCCGAGCAGCTTCTGCTGGTTGTCACCATGTCGATGGTGCTGACCCCGGCCCTGTTCATTCTTTACGACCGGATCATTGCGCCACGCTATGTCGAAGGGCAGGCGCGCGAGTATGATGATATCACCGAGAAGGGGCAGGTGATCATCGCCGGTCATGGACGGTTCGGAGGGGTGGTCAACCGCATCCTCAGAACTGCGGGCTATTCGACAGTGGTGCTCGATCACAGCTCGGCGCAGCTTGATCTCTTGCGGGCCTATGGCATTCGCGCCTTCTTTGGCGACGCAACCCGGCCGGATCTTCTGCATGCGGCGGGGATCGAGACGGCCGACGCTTTGGTGATCGCCATTGACAATGCGGAGCAGACAACGGCGCTGGTGCATTACATGCACGAGACCTATCCGCATGTGCATGTGGTGGCGCGCGCGATGAACCGGCAGCATGTCTATGAGCTTTACGCCATGGGCTGCCGCGATATCATTCGCGATACGTTCGACAGTGCCGTGCGGACGGGCCGTTCGGTGCTGGAAGCGCTCGGTATGCACCCTTACGATGCCGAGAAGCATGTTCAGGATTACGAGGCGAGCGACAAACGGGCAATCGCGGAACTCGCTCGGCTCTATGATCCGGAGGTTCCAGCCCATCAGAACACGGCCTATGTCGAGAAGACGAAGGACGTGATGGCCGAACAGGAGCAGGCGCTGAAAGAGGGAAAGAGTGCATTTCGCGTCCGTGTGGAGCGTGGCTGGTTGCCTCCGGGACAGGATGGCGTGATCGAAGATTAA
- a CDS encoding ABC transporter ATP-binding protein, translating to MAILEVSGLSKGFGEGKTRNEVLENINLSVEEGEFIAILGFSGSGKTTLISAIAGLIEPDLGGVIYRGKEIDGPGPERGVVFQSYSLMPWLSVHGNIKLAVDAVFGKKSSTEREEIISHYIDMVGLSHARDRKPAELSGGMRQRVAVARALAMRPDILLMDEPLSALDALTRSKLQDEFAEISAKEKKTIILITNDVDEAILLADRVIPLNPGPRASLGPEFKIDLPRPRDRGAMNHDEAFIRLRAEITEYLINVGLERGADIENDIQLPNVVPMSKVRKQKKASVEAAAVSAVNAKERFVEFSQVTKVYPTPKGPLTVVDGFDLKMRKGEFITLIGHSGCGKSTVLSMAAGLNPITSGGVILDGKEIHGAGPERAVVFQAPSLMPWLSAYENVMLGVDQVFSGASKGERRDVAEYYLSRVGLGDAMHRAASDMSNGMQQRVGIARAFALKPKLLLLDEPFGMLDSLTRWELQDVLMDVWKQTQVTAICVTHDVDEAILLADRVVMMSNGPRAKIGNIMEVDLPRPRSRKDLLDHPDYYAFREELLDFLEAYEGGANPSEEQLKSIQEKRAARIARQGKSVGSDLENGRSVGVA from the coding sequence ATGGCGATTTTGGAAGTATCAGGCCTGTCTAAGGGATTTGGCGAGGGAAAGACCCGCAACGAGGTTCTGGAGAATATCAATCTCAGCGTTGAGGAAGGCGAGTTCATCGCCATCCTCGGCTTCTCCGGCTCGGGCAAGACCACATTGATTTCGGCGATTGCGGGTCTTATCGAACCGGATCTCGGCGGTGTGATCTATCGCGGCAAGGAGATCGACGGTCCGGGACCGGAACGGGGCGTGGTGTTCCAGTCCTATTCGCTGATGCCGTGGCTTTCCGTTCATGGCAACATCAAGCTGGCGGTGGATGCGGTGTTCGGCAAGAAGTCATCTACTGAGCGCGAAGAGATCATCTCGCACTATATCGACATGGTTGGTCTCAGCCATGCCCGTGATCGCAAGCCGGCGGAGCTGTCCGGTGGTATGCGCCAACGTGTGGCGGTGGCCCGCGCCCTTGCCATGCGACCCGACATCCTGCTGATGGATGAGCCGCTATCGGCGCTTGATGCGCTAACGCGCTCCAAGCTGCAGGATGAATTTGCCGAGATCTCTGCCAAGGAAAAGAAGACCATCATCCTCATCACCAATGATGTGGACGAGGCCATTCTGCTTGCTGACCGCGTGATCCCGCTCAATCCCGGCCCGAGGGCAAGTCTCGGGCCCGAATTCAAGATCGATCTTCCGCGCCCGCGTGATCGTGGGGCCATGAACCATGATGAGGCCTTCATCCGCCTCAGAGCAGAGATCACCGAATATCTCATCAATGTCGGTCTCGAGCGCGGCGCAGATATCGAGAATGATATTCAGCTGCCGAATGTCGTTCCGATGTCGAAGGTGCGCAAACAGAAGAAGGCTTCGGTTGAGGCTGCTGCCGTGTCAGCTGTCAATGCGAAAGAGCGCTTTGTCGAATTCAGTCAGGTGACCAAGGTCTATCCGACGCCGAAGGGACCGCTGACCGTTGTTGACGGTTTCGATCTGAAAATGCGCAAGGGTGAGTTTATCACCCTCATCGGCCACTCCGGCTGCGGCAAGTCGACGGTTCTGTCGATGGCCGCCGGATTGAACCCGATCACCTCCGGTGGCGTCATCCTTGATGGCAAGGAGATCCATGGGGCCGGGCCGGAACGGGCTGTGGTGTTTCAGGCCCCGAGCCTGATGCCGTGGCTCAGCGCCTATGAGAATGTGATGCTCGGTGTGGATCAAGTTTTCTCCGGCGCCTCCAAGGGCGAACGGCGTGATGTGGCCGAATATTATCTCTCCCGCGTTGGGCTCGGCGATGCCATGCACCGGGCGGCGTCGGACATGTCCAACGGTATGCAGCAGCGTGTCGGGATTGCCCGCGCCTTTGCCCTCAAGCCCAAGCTTCTGCTGCTTGACGAGCCGTTCGGCATGCTCGACAGCCTGACTCGCTGGGAACTGCAGGACGTGCTGATGGATGTCTGGAAACAGACGCAGGTAACCGCGATCTGCGTGACCCACGATGTCGACGAAGCCATCCTGCTCGCTGACCGCGTGGTGATGATGTCGAACGGGCCACGTGCCAAGATCGGCAACATCATGGAGGTTGATCTGCCTCGCCCACGCTCGCGCAAGGACCTGCTTGATCATCCTGACTATTACGCCTTCCGCGAGGAGTTGCTCGATTTCCTCGAAGCCTATGAGGGTGGAGCCAATCCCAGCGAGGAGCAGCTCAAGTCTATTCAGGAAAAACGGGCCGCGCGGATCGCTCGGCAGGGAAAGTCCGTCGGGAGCGACCTTGAGAATGGTCGCTCGGTTGGCGTCGCTTGA
- the nirB gene encoding nitrite reductase large subunit NirB codes for MTKKKLVIVGNGMAPGRMLEHLFEVDRDAYDVTIFNAEPRVNYNRLMLSPVLSGEKTYEDIITHDDAWYEEHGVTLHKGARISEIDRVAKTVTSETGITASYDKLVIATGSSPFIIPLPGADLDGVLVYRDLDDVDKMLKAAETGGRAVVIGGGLLGLEAAAGLKAQGMDVTVLHLMPTLMERQMDEAAGFLLKQAIQERGIDVLTEANSKAILGKDGKVAGVELTDGQIIEASIVVMAVGIRPSMTLAKEIGLDCNRGVIVDDQMVTSDPDIYALGECAEHRGMCYGLVAPLYEMGKVLADHLVGGASEYCGSVTATKLKVTGIDLYSAGDFAEGADREEIVLRDAAAGVYKRVVLKDNKIIGAVLYGETTDGPWFFDLLKKGTDVSEMRETLIFGQAFQGGTPLDPMAAVAALPDDAEICGCNGVCKSKITGAISELGLTSLDDVRAHTKASASCGTCTGLVENLLSLSLGDAYNPNAVVPVCKCTDHGHGVVRQAIREKKLKSIPEVLQALEWKSSTGCAKCRPALNYYLVAEWPGDYEDDYQSRFINERVHANIQKDGTYSVVPRMWGGMTSAAELRAIADVVDKFNIPSVKVTGGQRIDLLGIQKDDLPAVWEDLGKVGFVSGQAYAKGLRTVKTCVGSDWCRFGTQDSTGLGIKLEKFTWGAWTPAKLKMAVSGCPRNCAEATCKDIGIVCVQAGYEIHFAGAAGLDIKGTEVLGLVETEEEVMEHVVALIQLYRQEGHYLERIYKWAKRTGIEVIREQIMGDATLRKTLHERFVYSQKFAQIDPWSERVSGKDKHEFKPMAVLELEAAE; via the coding sequence ATGACCAAGAAGAAACTCGTTATTGTTGGCAATGGCATGGCTCCGGGCCGCATGCTCGAACATTTGTTCGAGGTGGATCGTGATGCCTACGATGTGACCATTTTCAACGCAGAACCGCGTGTGAACTATAATCGCCTCATGCTCTCGCCCGTTCTTTCCGGCGAGAAGACCTACGAGGATATCATCACCCATGATGATGCCTGGTACGAAGAGCATGGCGTGACCCTGCACAAGGGTGCAAGGATCAGCGAGATTGACCGTGTTGCCAAGACGGTGACCTCCGAGACGGGCATCACCGCTTCTTATGACAAGCTGGTTATTGCGACCGGGTCTAGCCCCTTCATCATTCCGTTGCCGGGTGCTGACCTCGACGGGGTTCTGGTCTATCGCGATCTTGATGATGTCGACAAGATGCTCAAAGCCGCCGAGACAGGTGGCCGTGCCGTTGTGATCGGTGGTGGGCTGCTGGGCCTTGAGGCAGCAGCGGGCCTCAAGGCTCAGGGCATGGACGTGACCGTGCTGCATCTGATGCCGACCCTGATGGAACGGCAGATGGACGAGGCTGCGGGCTTTCTGCTCAAGCAGGCCATTCAGGAGCGCGGCATTGATGTGCTGACCGAGGCCAATTCCAAGGCGATCCTCGGCAAGGACGGCAAGGTTGCCGGTGTGGAACTCACCGATGGCCAGATCATCGAGGCATCGATTGTTGTCATGGCGGTCGGCATCCGTCCGTCGATGACACTTGCCAAGGAGATTGGCCTTGACTGCAATCGCGGCGTGATCGTCGACGACCAGATGGTCACTTCCGACCCTGACATCTATGCTCTTGGCGAATGCGCCGAGCATCGCGGCATGTGCTACGGGCTGGTGGCTCCGCTCTATGAGATGGGCAAGGTTCTGGCTGATCATCTCGTTGGCGGGGCGAGCGAATATTGCGGGTCTGTCACCGCTACCAAGCTCAAGGTAACCGGCATCGATCTCTATTCTGCCGGTGATTTTGCCGAAGGTGCCGACCGGGAAGAAATCGTGCTGAGGGACGCCGCTGCCGGTGTCTACAAACGGGTTGTTCTCAAGGACAACAAGATCATCGGGGCGGTGCTCTATGGCGAGACCACCGACGGGCCGTGGTTCTTCGATCTTCTGAAAAAGGGCACAGATGTCTCCGAGATGCGCGAGACGCTGATCTTCGGTCAGGCCTTTCAGGGAGGAACCCCGCTGGACCCTATGGCGGCCGTTGCAGCATTGCCAGATGATGCGGAAATCTGTGGCTGTAACGGCGTATGCAAATCCAAGATCACCGGGGCCATCTCCGAATTGGGCCTGACGTCGCTTGACGATGTTCGTGCCCACACCAAGGCCTCCGCATCCTGTGGCACCTGCACGGGGCTCGTCGAGAATCTGCTCTCGCTCAGCCTTGGCGATGCCTATAATCCCAATGCCGTCGTGCCCGTGTGCAAATGCACCGATCATGGTCATGGTGTCGTCCGGCAGGCCATCCGCGAGAAGAAGCTGAAATCCATCCCCGAAGTGCTGCAGGCGCTCGAATGGAAAAGCTCGACCGGCTGCGCCAAATGCCGTCCCGCCCTCAACTATTATCTCGTGGCTGAATGGCCCGGTGACTATGAGGACGACTACCAGTCCCGCTTCATCAACGAGCGCGTCCACGCCAACATCCAGAAGGATGGCACCTACAGCGTCGTGCCGCGCATGTGGGGCGGGATGACCAGCGCTGCCGAATTGCGGGCGATTGCCGATGTTGTCGACAAGTTCAACATCCCGTCCGTCAAGGTGACCGGCGGTCAACGCATCGACCTGTTGGGCATTCAGAAGGATGATCTGCCTGCGGTCTGGGAAGACCTCGGCAAGGTAGGCTTCGTCTCGGGGCAAGCCTATGCCAAGGGTCTCAGAACCGTGAAGACCTGCGTCGGGTCGGATTGGTGCCGGTTCGGCACGCAGGATTCGACCGGGCTCGGGATCAAGCTGGAGAAATTCACTTGGGGTGCCTGGACACCGGCCAAGCTCAAGATGGCTGTCTCTGGCTGCCCGCGCAACTGCGCCGAGGCGACCTGCAAGGACATCGGTATCGTCTGTGTGCAGGCGGGCTACGAGATCCATTTCGCCGGGGCGGCCGGTCTCGACATCAAGGGCACCGAAGTGCTGGGCCTTGTCGAAACCGAGGAAGAGGTGATGGAGCATGTGGTGGCCCTGATCCAGCTCTACCGGCAGGAAGGGCATTATCTCGAGCGTATCTACAAATGGGCCAAGCGGACCGGCATTGAGGTGATCCGCGAGCAGATCATGGGCGATGCCACATTGCGCAAGACCCTTCATGAGCGCTTTGTCTATAGCCAGAAATTCGCCCAGATCGATCCATGGTCCGAGCGCGTGTCTGGCAAGGACAAGCACGAGTTCAAACCGATGGCCGTTCTTGAGTTGGAGGCAGCGGAGTGA
- a CDS encoding ABC transporter permease: MTDVTQNAATGIAGRERIFSAINKASGWMNALGLAWLVPLLKIAAGDNPREQMGVLKQTLVLPLVGIGFFLLLWAGLAPQVQTSLGAIPGPVQVYDQAVNLWEDHVRVREKEASFYERQDARNEKLIAAGKQDQVKYRTFTGKPSYIDQIYTSLITVGVGFLIATLIAVPLGIASGLSKSFNSAISPLIQIFKPVSPLAWLPIVTMIVSALYVNAYDWMPKSLVVSAVTVTLCSLWPTLINTALGVASIDKDLVNVSKVLQLPTRKVITNLVLPSSLPLIFTGLRLSLGVGWMVLIAAEMLAQNPGLGKFVWDEFQNGSSQSLAKIIVAVLTIGLIGFLLDRLMYALQQAFTFSSNR, encoded by the coding sequence GTGACAGACGTAACCCAAAATGCAGCCACCGGTATCGCCGGACGTGAGCGGATCTTTTCAGCCATCAACAAGGCCAGCGGATGGATGAATGCTCTCGGTCTTGCGTGGCTTGTTCCTCTTCTCAAGATCGCCGCTGGTGACAATCCGCGCGAACAGATGGGTGTGCTAAAACAGACCCTCGTGCTGCCGCTCGTTGGCATCGGCTTCTTCCTGCTCCTCTGGGCAGGGCTCGCGCCTCAGGTGCAGACCTCGCTTGGTGCCATTCCCGGTCCGGTGCAGGTCTATGATCAGGCGGTCAATCTGTGGGAAGATCATGTGCGTGTGCGCGAAAAGGAAGCCTCGTTCTATGAGCGTCAGGACGCGCGCAACGAAAAGCTGATTGCTGCAGGCAAGCAAGATCAGGTCAAGTATCGCACTTTCACCGGCAAGCCGAGCTATATTGACCAGATCTACACTTCCCTGATCACGGTCGGTGTCGGCTTTCTGATCGCGACTCTGATCGCCGTCCCGCTCGGCATCGCCTCTGGCCTGTCCAAGAGCTTCAATTCAGCCATCAGCCCGCTGATCCAGATCTTCAAACCGGTTTCCCCGCTTGCCTGGTTGCCGATCGTGACCATGATTGTTTCCGCGCTTTATGTGAACGCTTACGACTGGATGCCGAAGTCGCTGGTCGTCTCTGCTGTCACGGTGACCCTCTGCTCGCTGTGGCCGACGCTGATCAACACCGCGCTTGGTGTGGCCTCGATCGACAAGGATCTGGTCAATGTTTCCAAGGTGCTGCAGTTGCCGACGCGCAAGGTGATTACCAATCTGGTGCTGCCGTCTTCGCTGCCGCTGATCTTCACCGGGCTGCGTCTGTCCCTCGGTGTGGGCTGGATGGTTCTGATCGCAGCCGAGATGCTGGCGCAGAACCCGGGCCTTGGCAAATTCGTCTGGGATGAATTCCAGAACGGCTCCTCCCAGTCGCTCGCCAAGATCATCGTTGCGGTGCTTACCATCGGCCTGATCGGCTTCCTGCTCGATCGTCTGATGTATGCCCTGCAGCAGGCCTTCACCTTCTCCTCCAACCGCTAA
- a CDS encoding CmpA/NrtA family ABC transporter substrate-binding protein, whose amino-acid sequence MTAAKDQVIAGFIPLLDSAVLVAAAHRGFAEAEGIDLQLVRETSWANIRDRIFVGHFDVAHMLAPMPIASSLKITSLAVPTRAMMGLGTGGNAITLSMDLARTLEGHGWSGDLDPMSSARALAVAVKERAGRGNDPLRFGVVHPFSGHAYELRYWMAAVGVDPDKDVIIRVLPPALMPDALASGQIDGYCVGEPWNVAGVSRGIGRIVTCKQAIWPNSPDKVLGVTDGWAIANRDKLDALMRALSVAADWCAMPENADDLAGLLSGNEFLDCPKEFCLPALTKRLPLGTGAEIEIPGFITFGGGEFAAPRIDYGLWFYSQMVRWGQALYTESDLAVVTRVFDDTYYRRALGLPLDRQTDITSSPVALFDGLAFSAPDVAGYVSQFPVKA is encoded by the coding sequence ATGACGGCTGCTAAGGATCAGGTGATTGCGGGTTTCATTCCGTTGCTCGACAGTGCTGTTCTCGTTGCCGCCGCTCATCGAGGGTTTGCCGAGGCTGAAGGAATCGACCTTCAACTGGTGCGGGAGACCTCCTGGGCCAATATTCGCGACCGGATTTTCGTCGGCCATTTCGATGTCGCCCACATGCTGGCGCCTATGCCGATTGCTTCGAGCCTCAAGATCACCTCACTGGCCGTACCGACCCGCGCGATGATGGGGCTAGGCACCGGTGGCAATGCCATCACCCTGTCGATGGATCTGGCGCGGACGCTTGAGGGCCACGGCTGGTCGGGTGATCTCGATCCGATGTCCTCCGCCCGTGCGTTGGCTGTCGCGGTGAAGGAACGGGCCGGTCGCGGGAACGATCCCTTGCGGTTCGGTGTCGTGCATCCCTTTTCCGGGCATGCCTATGAATTGCGCTACTGGATGGCCGCGGTTGGCGTCGATCCGGACAAGGATGTGATCATCCGGGTGCTGCCTCCTGCCCTGATGCCCGATGCGCTGGCTTCCGGTCAGATCGATGGTTACTGTGTGGGTGAGCCATGGAACGTTGCCGGGGTGAGCCGGGGTATCGGTCGCATCGTGACCTGCAAACAGGCGATCTGGCCAAACAGCCCGGACAAGGTTCTGGGGGTGACCGATGGCTGGGCAATCGCCAATCGGGACAAGCTTGATGCTCTGATGCGGGCCTTGTCCGTCGCCGCCGACTGGTGCGCGATGCCGGAGAATGCGGATGACCTTGCGGGCCTGCTCTCGGGCAACGAGTTTCTGGATTGTCCGAAGGAGTTCTGCCTGCCCGCGCTGACAAAGCGCTTGCCGCTTGGCACCGGAGCCGAGATCGAAATCCCCGGTTTCATTACCTTCGGGGGCGGGGAATTCGCTGCGCCGCGCATTGATTATGGCCTCTGGTTCTATTCCCAGATGGTGCGCTGGGGTCAGGCGCTCTATACCGAGAGTGATCTCGCCGTCGTTACCAGAGTGTTTGACGATACCTATTATCGGCGTGCTCTCGGGCTGCCTCTTGATCGCCAGACAGACATCACTTCGTCGCCCGTGGCCCTCTTCGACGGGCTCGCCTTTTCGGCGCCGGATGTTGCCGGTTATGTCAGCCAGTTTCCCGTCAAAGCCTGA
- a CDS encoding CmpA/NrtA family ABC transporter substrate-binding protein, giving the protein MAFSAIVPVSHAYAEMLDVEKDELKFGFIKLTDMAPLAIAYEMGFFEDEGLFVTLEPQANWKVLLDRVITGELDGAHMLAGQPLAATIGFGTKAHIVTPFSMDLNGNGITVSNEIWEMMKKNVPMEDGKPVHPIKADALKPVVDQFKSEGKPFNMGMVFPVSTHNYELRYWLASGGIHPGFYSKDDVSGQIQADALLSVTPPPQMPATLEAGTIYGYCVGEPWNQQAVFKGIGVPVITDYEIWKNNPEKVFGLTKEFTEEYPNTTLALTKALIRAAKWLDENDNANRPEAVEILSRSEYVGADEEVIANSMTGTFEYEKGDKRDVPDFNVFYRYYATYPYYSDAVWYLTQMRRWGQITEQKDDAWYDEVAKSVYRPDIYLKAAEMLVEEGNADKADFPWDTDGYREPTPAADIIDGVPYDGKKPNAYIDSLTIGLKTGQVVEGNSVK; this is encoded by the coding sequence ATGGCCTTCAGCGCAATCGTACCGGTGTCTCATGCCTATGCCGAAATGCTGGATGTCGAAAAAGATGAGCTGAAATTCGGCTTCATCAAGCTGACCGACATGGCGCCTTTGGCCATCGCGTATGAAATGGGCTTTTTTGAAGACGAGGGCCTGTTTGTCACACTCGAGCCTCAGGCGAACTGGAAGGTGCTGCTCGACCGGGTGATCACCGGTGAGCTCGACGGCGCGCATATGCTGGCCGGTCAGCCTCTGGCTGCGACCATCGGCTTTGGCACCAAGGCGCACATCGTGACGCCCTTCTCGATGGACCTGAACGGCAACGGCATCACCGTCTCCAACGAAATCTGGGAGATGATGAAAAAGAATGTACCGATGGAAGACGGCAAGCCGGTGCATCCGATCAAGGCCGATGCCCTGAAGCCGGTCGTTGACCAGTTCAAGTCGGAAGGCAAGCCCTTCAACATGGGCATGGTGTTCCCTGTCTCCACCCATAACTACGAGCTGCGCTACTGGCTGGCGTCCGGTGGTATTCATCCCGGCTTCTACTCCAAGGACGATGTCTCCGGGCAGATCCAGGCTGACGCGCTGCTCAGCGTGACCCCGCCACCGCAGATGCCGGCAACCCTCGAGGCGGGCACCATCTATGGCTATTGCGTGGGCGAACCATGGAACCAGCAGGCCGTATTCAAGGGCATTGGCGTTCCGGTGATCACCGACTATGAGATCTGGAAGAACAACCCGGAAAAGGTCTTCGGTCTGACCAAGGAATTCACCGAAGAATATCCGAACACGACGCTTGCCTTGACCAAGGCGCTCATCCGTGCGGCCAAATGGCTCGACGAGAATGACAACGCCAACCGGCCGGAAGCGGTGGAGATCCTGTCTCGCTCCGAATATGTGGGCGCTGATGAAGAAGTGATCGCCAACTCGATGACCGGGACCTTCGAGTATGAAAAAGGTGACAAGCGCGACGTGCCGGACTTCAACGTCTTCTATCGCTACTACGCCACCTATCCCTACTATTCCGATGCTGTGTGGTATCTCACCCAGATGCGCCGCTGGGGCCAGATCACCGAGCAGAAAGATGATGCCTGGTACGACGAGGTCGCCAAGTCGGTCTATCGTCCGGACATCTATCTCAAGGCCGCCGAAATGCTGGTTGAAGAGGGCAATGCCGACAAGGCTGACTTCCCATGGGATACTGATGGTTATCGCGAGCCAACCCCGGCAGCCGACATCATCGATGGCGTGCCATACGACGGCAAGAAACCCAACGCCTACATCGACTCCCTCACCATCGGCCTGAAAACCGGTCAGGTGGTTGAAGGCAACAGCGTCAAGTAA